A section of the Malus sylvestris chromosome 17, drMalSylv7.2, whole genome shotgun sequence genome encodes:
- the LOC126611671 gene encoding plant cysteine oxidase 2-like, whose translation MGIETVAPNRKGSKEFLALAEETNSKSKTRKGRRRQRKMSPVQKLYETCKEVFSFCGAGVIPPAEDIQRLSSVLDAMEPADVGLTPDLPYFRMTVARRTPVITYLHLYECEKFSMGIFCLPPSGVLPLHNHPGMTVFSKLLFGTMHIKSYDWVAGAPEKTLASANPSLVAPPGVHLAKVKVDADFTAPCKTSILYPADGGNMHCFTAVTACAVLDVLGPPYSDPDGRHCQYYLDYPFSRFPDGGVSVPEDEKEGYAWLEDIEKPEDLAVDGAKYRGPEIQEN comes from the exons ATGGGGATTGAAACGGTGGCGCCCAATCGCAAAGGCAGTAAGGAGTTTCTGGCATTGGCGGAGGAGACGAATTCGAAAAGCAAGACCAGGAAGGGCCGGCGACGTCAGCGGAAGATGTCGCCGGTTCAGAAGCTGTACGAGACTTGCAAGGAAGTCTTTTCGTTTTGTGGGGCCGGGGTCATTCCCCCGGCTGAAGATATCCAACGGCTATCCTCTGTTTTGG ATGCCATGGAGCCTGCTGATGTCGGCCTCACTCCTGATTTGCCGTACTTCAGGATGACGGTAGCTAGACGAACCCCGGTTATAACATACCTGCATCTTTACGAGTGCGAAAAATTTTCA ATGGGGATATTTTGCTTGCCGCCTTCGGGTGTCTTACCGCTTCATAATCACCCGGGAATGACGGTTTTCAGTAAGCTTCTGTTTGGGACAATGCACATCAAGTCCTACGATTGGGTGGCTGGTGCCCCGGAGAAAACATTGGCAAGTGCGAATCCTTCACTAG TTGCACCGCCCGGTGTTCATCTGGCTAAAGTTAAGGTTGACGCCGATTTCACTGCTCCTTGCAAAACATCCATCCTCTATCCAGCTGATGGAGGCAACATGCATTGCTTCACAGCAGTGACAGCATGTGCAGTGCTCGATGTGCTTGGGCCCCCATATTCTGATCCTGACGGCAGGCACTGCCAGTACTACCTTGATTACCCATTCTCTCGCTTCCCAG ATGGGGGAGTATCGGTGCCGGAAGATGAGAAAGAAGGCTATGCTTGGCTTGAAGATATAGAGAAACCTGAGGACTTAGCTGTAGATGGAGCCAAGTACAGAGGCCCAGAAATACAGGAGAATTGA
- the LOC126611666 gene encoding probable WRKY transcription factor 72 isoform X1, whose protein sequence is MRMPNSNSRSSAEKKVDQSVGYQEVHRRVLRKGSELDDAKAEMGEVREENARLKMTLNHIQKDYQSLQLRFFDILRQEASKNAVNVAGDRIIEEPEQLLSLCLGRSPREPTSDRETTTSSNFTKLVQVDDGEDNLKANLTLGLGSNETSLEEPNKDRAEAGSGDATSPLSKTPKTMRNEDGEPPTQVNAKRARVSVRTRCDTPTMNDGCQWRKYGQKISKGNPCPRAYYRCTVAPACPVRKQVQRCYEDMSILITTYEGTHNHPLPFTATYLASTTSAAASMLLSGSCTSHPGFSTTSTLLNGSEFSAFDNTRTQLYMPKSSQPLLPTITLDLTASPPSSSTFPSSLSFCSPSDSNIFPTSWDNGYLKHGLHQFDKAQVGSFNLGKPSQEYFHQNYAEIIHQASSQVSLTESLTKAITSNPNFKSVIALALSSMVGSGGGATHRNQGESGERINT, encoded by the exons ATGAGAATGCCAAACTCCAACAGCAGATCATCTGCAGAAAAGAAAGTTGATCAATCTGTTGGATATCAGGAGGTTCACAGGCGGGTTTTAAGAAAG GGGAGTGAACTGGATGATGCCAAAGCTGAAATGGGAGAGGTGCGAGAAGAAAACGCTAGGTTAAAAATGACGTTAAATCATATACAGAAGGATTACCAGTCTCTCCAGCTGCGGTTTTTCGACATCCTCAGACAAGAGGCTTCCAAAAACGCTGTAAATGTTGCCGGTGATCGAATAATCGAAGAACCAGAGCAGCTCTTGTCTCTTTGTCTTGGAAGAAGTCCAAGGGAGCCTACAAGTGATCGTGAAACTACTACCAGCAGCAACTTCACAAAACTAGTACAGGTTGATGATGGTGAAGATAACTTGAAGGCCAATCTTACTCTTGGATTAGGTTCTAATGAGACTAGTTTGGAGGAACCTAATAAGGATCGTGCAGAAGCTGGAAGTGGAGACGCAACGTCTCCATTGAGTAAGACGCCGAAGACGATGAGAAATGAAGACGGTGAACCTCCAACGCAGGTCAATGCAAAACGAGCTAGGGTTTCTGTGAGAACTAGATGTGATACCCCAACG ATGAATGATGGTTGCCAATGGAGAAAATATGGACAGAAGATTTCAAAAGGAAATCCATGCCCACGAGCGTACTATCGGTGCACAGTTGCACCAGCATGCCCTGTGAGAAAGCAG GTGCAAAGATGCTATGAGGATATGTCTATCTTAATCACCACCTATGAAGGAACTCACAACCACCCGCTTCCATTCACAGCCACTTACTTGGCTTCCACCACCTCTGCCGCGGCTTCCATGCTATTGTCCGGCTCTTGTACATCTCACCCGGGTTTCAGTACCACATCCACCCTACTCAATGGATCAGAATTTAGTGCCTTCGATAACACAAGAACACAACTCTACATGCCCAAATCTTCCCAACCTTTGCTCCCCACAATCACTCTCGACCTCACTGCCTCTCCACCCTCTTCTAGCACATTTCCTTCAAGTCTAAGCTTTTGTTCCCCATCAGATTCCAACATATTCCCCACAAGTTGGGACAATGGATACCTCAAACATGGCTTGCACCAGTTCGACAAAGCTCAAGTTGGATCCTTCAATCTTGGAAAGCCATCGCAAGAGTATTTCCACCAAAATTATGCAGAAATTATCCACCAAGCTTCTTCCCAGGTGTCCTTGACAGAATCATTAACCAAGGCAATCACGTCCAACCCGAATTTCAAGTCGGTAATTGCATTAGCACTTTCATCTATGGTCGGAAGTGGAGGTGGTGCCACTCATAGGAACCAAGGCGAGAGTGGCGAAAGAATCAACACTTGA
- the LOC126611666 gene encoding probable WRKY transcription factor 72 isoform X2 — protein MRMPNSNSRSSAEKKVDQSVGYQEVHRRVLRKGSELDDAKAEMGEVREENARLKMTLNHIQKDYQSLQLRFFDILRQEASKNAVNVAGDRIIEEPEQLLSLCLGRSPREPTSDRETTTSSNFTKLVQVDDGEDNLKANLTLGLGSNETSLEEPNKDRAEAGSGDATSPLSKTPKTMRNEDGEPPTQVNAKRARVSVRTRCDTPTVQRCYEDMSILITTYEGTHNHPLPFTATYLASTTSAAASMLLSGSCTSHPGFSTTSTLLNGSEFSAFDNTRTQLYMPKSSQPLLPTITLDLTASPPSSSTFPSSLSFCSPSDSNIFPTSWDNGYLKHGLHQFDKAQVGSFNLGKPSQEYFHQNYAEIIHQASSQVSLTESLTKAITSNPNFKSVIALALSSMVGSGGGATHRNQGESGERINT, from the exons ATGAGAATGCCAAACTCCAACAGCAGATCATCTGCAGAAAAGAAAGTTGATCAATCTGTTGGATATCAGGAGGTTCACAGGCGGGTTTTAAGAAAG GGGAGTGAACTGGATGATGCCAAAGCTGAAATGGGAGAGGTGCGAGAAGAAAACGCTAGGTTAAAAATGACGTTAAATCATATACAGAAGGATTACCAGTCTCTCCAGCTGCGGTTTTTCGACATCCTCAGACAAGAGGCTTCCAAAAACGCTGTAAATGTTGCCGGTGATCGAATAATCGAAGAACCAGAGCAGCTCTTGTCTCTTTGTCTTGGAAGAAGTCCAAGGGAGCCTACAAGTGATCGTGAAACTACTACCAGCAGCAACTTCACAAAACTAGTACAGGTTGATGATGGTGAAGATAACTTGAAGGCCAATCTTACTCTTGGATTAGGTTCTAATGAGACTAGTTTGGAGGAACCTAATAAGGATCGTGCAGAAGCTGGAAGTGGAGACGCAACGTCTCCATTGAGTAAGACGCCGAAGACGATGAGAAATGAAGACGGTGAACCTCCAACGCAGGTCAATGCAAAACGAGCTAGGGTTTCTGTGAGAACTAGATGTGATACCCCAACG GTGCAAAGATGCTATGAGGATATGTCTATCTTAATCACCACCTATGAAGGAACTCACAACCACCCGCTTCCATTCACAGCCACTTACTTGGCTTCCACCACCTCTGCCGCGGCTTCCATGCTATTGTCCGGCTCTTGTACATCTCACCCGGGTTTCAGTACCACATCCACCCTACTCAATGGATCAGAATTTAGTGCCTTCGATAACACAAGAACACAACTCTACATGCCCAAATCTTCCCAACCTTTGCTCCCCACAATCACTCTCGACCTCACTGCCTCTCCACCCTCTTCTAGCACATTTCCTTCAAGTCTAAGCTTTTGTTCCCCATCAGATTCCAACATATTCCCCACAAGTTGGGACAATGGATACCTCAAACATGGCTTGCACCAGTTCGACAAAGCTCAAGTTGGATCCTTCAATCTTGGAAAGCCATCGCAAGAGTATTTCCACCAAAATTATGCAGAAATTATCCACCAAGCTTCTTCCCAGGTGTCCTTGACAGAATCATTAACCAAGGCAATCACGTCCAACCCGAATTTCAAGTCGGTAATTGCATTAGCACTTTCATCTATGGTCGGAAGTGGAGGTGGTGCCACTCATAGGAACCAAGGCGAGAGTGGCGAAAGAATCAACACTTGA